The Acidobacteriota bacterium genomic sequence GCAACGCTCGGAGCGCCTCGACTTCCGCCCCGGCGAGCTCCGACCCGAGGAATACTGCGCCGCGCCGGTGCTCCATCTCGACGGGCACGACGAGGCGATGGCCGTGGAGTGCACCCGCACGGCGCAAGCCCGGGGCATCCTGACGGTGCTCGACATCGACAAGGTGCGGCCCCGCTCCCGCGAGATCCTGCCCCACATCGACTGCTGCATCTCCTCGGAGAGCTTCCCCCACGCGCTCACCGGCGAGGCGGACCTGGAGCGGGCGCTCCGCGGCGTGGCGGTTCTCTGCCCGGGGCTCGTGGCCGCGACGCGGGGTGCCCGCGGGGTGGCCGGCGTCTGGCGCGGCGAGTACTTCGAGGTGCCCGGCTACGCGGTCCGGTGCGTCGACAGCACCGGCGCCGGCGACGTCTTCCACGGCGCCTTCGTCTACGCCCTGCTCCAGGGCTGGCCCCTGGGGCGGATGCTCCGCTTCGCCAACGCCGCCGCCGCGCTCAACTGCACGGCGCCGGGCGCCCGCGGCGGCTTCCGCCCCGCCGCCGCCGTCATCGCGTTCATGGATGCGTGACAAAGTGTTCACCACACAGGCACGAAGGGCACAAAGAATGGCTGGGGCTGGGGTG encodes the following:
- a CDS encoding ribokinase; the protein is MMDLNNIHIPIPKMDGAAFDAVGIGLNAVDRIITVDRFPALGGKVAFRDERVLPGGQVATAMLAARTLGLARVRYIGKVGDDAFGRIQLESLAAGGLDTTCVRVEPDTPNQSAFIVVDAATGERTIFWQRSERLDFRPGELRPEEYCAAPVLHLDGHDEAMAVECTRTAQARGILTVLDIDKVRPRSREILPHIDCCISSESFPHALTGEADLERALRGVAVLCPGLVAATRGARGVAGVWRGEYFEVPGYAVRCVDSTGAGDVFHGAFVYALLQGWPLGRMLRFANAAAALNCTAPGARGGFRPAAAVIAFMDA